A stretch of Ipomoea triloba cultivar NCNSP0323 chromosome 11, ASM357664v1 DNA encodes these proteins:
- the LOC115997668 gene encoding uncharacterized protein LOC115997668 has protein sequence MAMEGNGFSSREAEQKEATELLLQKRRCFFHFSCLGATSRDGFGSKWSTMMRAVEIEKSALWFRGIRALNRLRHWSGAMARPRWKSFLRRFNTSKEKAIAGCGCGGCENQGKFRYDPHSYALNFDEGPEHNENFSVRYAVVPAAVKATLV, from the coding sequence atgGCTATGGAAGGCAATGGATTTTCGAGCAGAGAAGCGGAGCAGAAAGAGGCGACGGAATTGCTCTTACAGAAGCGGCGAtgctttttccatttttcatgTCTCGGGGCGACAAGCCGGGACGGATTCGGATCGAAATGGTCGACGATGATGCGTGCAGTGGAGATCGAGAAGAGCGCGTTGTGGTTTCGGGGGATCAGAGCCCTAAATCGGCTCCGGCATTGGTCGGGGGCCATGGCGAGGCCGCGATGGAAGAGCTTCCTCCGCCGCTTCAACACAAGCAAGGAAAAAGCAATCGCCGGCTGCGGATGCGGCGGATGCGAGAATCAAGGGAAATTCCGGTACGATCCTCATAGTTATGCGCTGAATTTCGATGAAGGACCGGAGCACAATGAGAATTTCTCCGTTAGGTACGCGGTGGTTCCGGCGGCCGTTAAAGCCACCCTGGTATGA